Proteins from a single region of Nocardiopsis dassonvillei subsp. dassonvillei DSM 43111:
- a CDS encoding cytochrome P450 produces the protein MLSSVLLPNLARGVIVRRPLMTGLVAGLDADRRAVSLLRGLRERHGDDPLPLRLAGRRLALVLSPEDVGRLLRETPEPFSPGGMEKRGALSHFQPHGVLISDHDARPGRRAANVAALVPGQTIHPDGDVVAGQADDEALALRLALRSGEVLDWRRFADSFHAMARRVVFGSFAAQDRRTTELLHTLRSRANWAYAAPADHAAREEFLGRVRANIERAEPGSLAARLVAGSAAAKSAAGCPHGGDGQGADVHPEDQVAHWLFAFDAAAVAAFRSLALLTSLSPGAHAAREEADGREGLDLPLLRATVRESVRLWPTTLMVIRESTRETAWREEVFEAGTAFLVVSSYFHRDSSRLPYADAFEPEVWLDGRAEAEPGIVPFSYGPAGCAARDLVPLTVSLFLRALLRGRNLTRVDAGGPLPASGLPASLNHFALRFSL, from the coding sequence GTGCTGTCCTCGGTTCTGCTGCCCAACCTGGCGCGGGGCGTGATCGTACGCCGCCCGCTGATGACGGGCCTGGTCGCCGGCCTGGACGCCGACCGCAGGGCGGTCTCCCTCCTGCGCGGCCTGCGCGAACGCCACGGCGACGACCCCCTGCCGCTGCGCCTGGCGGGACGGCGGCTCGCCCTGGTCCTGTCCCCGGAGGACGTGGGCCGGCTCTTGCGGGAGACGCCCGAACCCTTCTCCCCCGGCGGCATGGAGAAGCGCGGTGCGCTCTCCCACTTCCAGCCGCACGGAGTGCTGATCTCCGACCACGACGCACGGCCCGGGCGCCGCGCGGCCAACGTCGCCGCCCTGGTGCCGGGCCAGACGATCCACCCCGACGGGGACGTCGTCGCCGGACAGGCGGACGACGAGGCGCTGGCGCTCAGACTGGCACTGCGGAGCGGGGAGGTCCTGGACTGGCGCAGGTTCGCCGACTCCTTCCACGCCATGGCCCGGCGCGTGGTCTTCGGCTCGTTCGCCGCGCAGGACCGCCGCACGACCGAACTCCTGCACACTCTGCGCTCGCGCGCGAACTGGGCCTACGCGGCCCCGGCCGACCACGCGGCGAGGGAGGAGTTCCTCGGGCGGGTGCGCGCCAACATCGAACGCGCCGAACCGGGCAGCCTCGCCGCCCGCCTGGTCGCGGGGTCGGCCGCCGCGAAGTCGGCCGCCGGGTGCCCCCACGGCGGGGACGGCCAGGGCGCGGACGTACACCCGGAGGACCAGGTGGCGCACTGGCTGTTCGCCTTCGACGCGGCCGCCGTCGCCGCGTTCCGCTCCCTGGCGCTGCTGACCTCGCTCAGCCCCGGCGCCCACGCGGCCCGCGAGGAGGCGGACGGCCGCGAGGGGCTCGACCTGCCGCTGCTGCGGGCGACGGTGCGCGAGTCGGTGCGGCTGTGGCCGACCACGCTCATGGTGATCCGGGAGAGCACGCGGGAGACGGCCTGGCGGGAGGAGGTGTTCGAGGCGGGAACGGCCTTCCTGGTCGTGAGTTCCTACTTCCACCGGGACTCCTCCCGGCTTCCGTACGCGGACGCGTTCGAGCCGGAGGTCTGGCTCGACGGGCGCGCCGAGGCGGAGCCGGGGATCGTGCCCTTCAGCTACGGCCCCGCCGGGTGCGCGGCGCGCGACCTGGTTCCGCTGACGGTGTCGCTGTTCCTGCGCGCCCTGCTCCGGGGCCGGAACCTGACCCGCGTGGACGCGGGCGGGCCGCTGCCCGCGTCGGGGCTCCCCGCCTCGCTGAACCACTTCGCGCTGCGGTTCTCGCTGTGA
- a CDS encoding CocE/NonD family hydrolase, translated as MHVVNNLPNAVQEDEHLWIPMSDGVHLAARVWRATSSDVSPVPAVLEYLPYRRRDLTSVRDSMHHPYIAGHGYACVRVDLRGTGDSEGVLTDEYLEREQLDAEEVLAWLAEQPWCNGKTSMMGLSWGGFAALQVAARQPPSLGAIVISSFTDDRYGDDFHYMGGCLLSDNLAEAGTMFSAGTCPPDPVTVGDDWRRMWHERLEATEPWVLEWLRHQRRDDYWRHASVSEDYSKVRCPVLASSGWADGYSNAVFRLLENLEAPRRGLIGPWSHRYPHMGSPGPAIGYLQEVVRWLDRWLKDRENGVDEGPSLWAWMQDSVLPSTAYTERPGRWVREDVWPSPSVEYRGYPLARYRIGRPGEEVHSESLTVRSPLTVGQFAGKWASYNAPPDLPYDQREEDGGSLVFDSDVLSEDVEILGAAEVELDVSVTEPVAMVAARLVDVAPDGSATRVTYGLLNLTHRDGHEHPEKLEPGEIYRVKVTMNGVAQAFPVGHRIRLSLSTSYWPLAWPPPKPALLTVHPENSRLLLPVRPHSEADEPHPEPFGEPEAAPEISTTRREKPEHSWTVYRDLVDTRSALEIVKDGGILHFDDIDLDVGRRAYEYYESVAGDFTSARGESTWTMRFARDGWRTRTETHTSLECTETEFRVYATLDAFENDERVFSRQWTETLPRDHL; from the coding sequence ATGCACGTGGTCAACAACCTGCCCAACGCCGTCCAGGAGGACGAGCACCTGTGGATACCGATGTCGGACGGTGTGCACCTGGCCGCCAGGGTGTGGCGGGCGACCTCCTCCGACGTGTCCCCCGTCCCGGCGGTCCTGGAGTACCTCCCCTACCGCAGGCGCGACCTGACGTCGGTGCGCGACTCCATGCACCACCCCTACATCGCCGGGCACGGCTACGCCTGCGTCCGCGTGGACCTGCGGGGTACCGGTGACTCGGAGGGCGTGCTCACCGACGAGTACCTGGAGCGCGAGCAGCTGGACGCCGAGGAGGTGCTGGCCTGGCTGGCCGAGCAGCCCTGGTGCAACGGGAAGACCAGCATGATGGGGCTGTCCTGGGGAGGGTTCGCCGCGCTCCAGGTGGCGGCCCGCCAGCCCCCGAGCCTGGGCGCGATCGTCATCAGCTCCTTCACCGACGACCGGTACGGCGACGACTTCCACTACATGGGCGGTTGTCTGCTGTCGGACAACCTCGCCGAGGCGGGGACGATGTTCTCCGCGGGCACCTGCCCGCCGGACCCGGTGACCGTCGGCGACGACTGGCGGCGGATGTGGCACGAGCGGCTGGAGGCCACCGAACCGTGGGTCCTGGAGTGGCTGCGCCACCAGCGGCGCGACGACTACTGGCGGCACGCGTCGGTGAGCGAGGACTACTCGAAGGTGCGCTGCCCGGTGCTGGCCTCCAGCGGGTGGGCGGACGGCTACTCCAACGCCGTCTTCCGGCTGCTGGAGAACCTGGAGGCGCCCAGGCGGGGGCTGATCGGCCCGTGGTCGCACCGCTACCCGCACATGGGCAGCCCCGGCCCGGCGATCGGCTACCTCCAGGAGGTCGTGCGCTGGCTGGACCGCTGGCTCAAGGACAGGGAGAACGGTGTCGACGAGGGCCCGTCCCTGTGGGCGTGGATGCAGGACAGCGTGCTCCCCTCCACCGCCTACACCGAGCGCCCCGGCCGGTGGGTGCGCGAGGACGTGTGGCCCTCGCCGAGCGTGGAGTACCGCGGCTACCCGCTGGCCAGGTACCGGATCGGCCGCCCCGGAGAGGAGGTGCACTCGGAGTCGCTGACCGTGCGGTCGCCGCTGACCGTGGGCCAGTTCGCGGGCAAGTGGGCCTCCTACAACGCCCCGCCGGACCTGCCCTACGACCAGCGCGAGGAGGACGGCGGTTCCCTGGTCTTCGACAGCGACGTGCTGTCGGAGGACGTGGAGATCCTGGGCGCCGCCGAGGTGGAGCTGGACGTGTCGGTCACCGAGCCGGTGGCCATGGTCGCCGCGCGGCTGGTGGACGTCGCGCCGGACGGCAGCGCCACGCGGGTGACCTACGGGCTGCTCAACCTCACCCACCGCGACGGCCACGAGCACCCCGAGAAGCTCGAACCCGGTGAGATCTACCGGGTGAAGGTCACGATGAACGGTGTCGCGCAGGCGTTCCCGGTGGGGCACCGCATCCGGCTGTCGCTGTCCACCTCCTACTGGCCGCTGGCCTGGCCGCCGCCCAAGCCCGCCCTGCTGACCGTGCACCCGGAGAACAGCAGGCTGCTGCTGCCGGTGCGTCCTCACTCCGAGGCGGACGAGCCGCACCCGGAGCCCTTCGGGGAGCCGGAGGCGGCGCCGGAGATCTCCACCACGCGCCGGGAGAAGCCGGAGCACAGCTGGACCGTCTACAGGGACCTGGTGGACACCCGGTCGGCCCTGGAGATCGTCAAGGACGGCGGCATCCTGCACTTCGACGACATCGACCTGGACGTCGGTCGGCGCGCCTACGAGTACTACGAGTCCGTGGCGGGCGACTTCACGTCCGCGCGCGGTGAGTCGACGTGGACGATGCGCTTCGCGCGGGACGGGTGGCGGACCCGGACCGAGACCCACACGTCGCTGGAGTGCACCGAGACCGAGTTCCGGGTGTACGCGACTCTGGACGCGTTCGAGAACGACGAGCGGGTCTTCTCCCGGCAGTGGACCGAGACGCTGCCCCGGGACCACCTGTGA
- a CDS encoding ATP-grasp domain-containing protein, with product MQVTVKNVFVVGLDEHNLEILRRTPTGQHCEFHQLLNLDELQVGEIDIQELLAKAERILDDFDGSVDAIVGYWDFPVTLFVPILCSRRGLPSSSLESFVKCEHKYWSRLEQQKVIDEYPAFGLVELSEENPAPPESPAYPMWLKPVKSASSELAYKVGDDEAFQQAVSLLRDGVDRIGRPFEQILEMVDLPPEISSVGGRTALAEAAMQGVQAAVEGYVYKGEVVVYGALDSVDYPGSSVFLRHQYPSGLPENVCRWMSEVATKVIERVGMDNSTFSVEFFYDPVEEKLGLLEVNTRHSQSHAELFELVDGVANHERMLRLGFGQDPALDEDARGEYRVAAEWYHRRFEDGVAARVPTPEEVSALEESLPGVTIEIVPKQGQRLSDMTAQDSYSFELAKITIGAEDETAMRAKYERCVDELVFEFEDEHGTKDKLAEH from the coding sequence GTGCAGGTAACCGTGAAGAACGTGTTCGTGGTCGGCCTGGACGAGCACAACCTGGAGATCCTGCGCAGGACCCCCACAGGTCAGCACTGCGAGTTCCACCAGCTGCTGAACCTGGACGAGCTCCAGGTCGGCGAGATCGACATCCAGGAACTCCTGGCCAAGGCGGAGAGGATCCTGGACGACTTCGACGGGAGCGTCGACGCGATCGTGGGCTACTGGGACTTCCCGGTGACCCTGTTCGTGCCCATCCTCTGCTCCCGCCGCGGCCTCCCCTCGTCCTCCCTGGAGTCCTTCGTCAAGTGTGAGCACAAGTACTGGAGCAGACTGGAGCAGCAGAAGGTCATCGACGAGTACCCGGCCTTCGGCCTGGTCGAGCTGTCCGAGGAGAACCCCGCGCCCCCCGAGAGCCCGGCCTACCCGATGTGGCTCAAGCCGGTGAAGTCGGCCTCCTCCGAGCTGGCCTACAAGGTCGGCGACGACGAGGCCTTCCAGCAGGCGGTGTCCCTCCTCCGCGACGGGGTCGACCGCATCGGCCGCCCCTTCGAGCAGATCCTGGAGATGGTGGACCTGCCTCCCGAGATCTCCTCCGTTGGCGGGCGCACGGCCCTCGCCGAGGCCGCGATGCAGGGCGTGCAGGCGGCCGTCGAGGGCTACGTGTACAAGGGCGAGGTCGTGGTCTACGGCGCCCTGGACTCGGTCGACTACCCGGGCAGCTCGGTGTTCCTGCGCCACCAGTACCCCTCCGGCCTCCCCGAGAACGTGTGCCGCTGGATGTCCGAGGTCGCCACCAAGGTCATCGAGCGGGTGGGGATGGACAACTCCACGTTCAGCGTCGAGTTCTTCTACGACCCCGTGGAGGAGAAGCTGGGCCTGCTGGAGGTGAACACGCGCCACTCCCAGTCCCACGCCGAACTCTTCGAGCTGGTGGACGGGGTCGCCAACCACGAGCGCATGCTGCGGCTGGGCTTCGGGCAGGACCCCGCCCTGGACGAGGACGCCCGGGGCGAGTACCGGGTGGCCGCGGAGTGGTACCACCGCCGCTTCGAGGACGGCGTCGCCGCGCGCGTGCCCACCCCCGAGGAGGTGTCCGCGCTGGAGGAGTCCCTGCCCGGCGTGACGATCGAGATCGTGCCCAAGCAGGGGCAGCGGCTCTCGGACATGACCGCCCAGGACAGCTACAGCTTCGAACTCGCCAAGATCACCATCGGCGCCGAGGACGAGACCGCGATGCGCGCCAAGTACGAGCGTTGCGTCGACGAGCTGGTCTTCGAGTTCGAGGACGAGCACGGGACGAAGGACAAGCTGGCCGAACACTAG
- the mgrA gene encoding L-glyceraldehyde 3-phosphate reductase, producing the protein MTYVAAPERYETMPYRRCGRSGLRLPALSLGLWHNFGHERGIEDQRAVLLRAFDLGVTHFDLANNYGPPPGSAEENFGRVMTRDLRRYRDEIVVSTKAGYLMWPGPYGEWGSRKYLLSSLDQSLERMGLEYVDVFYHHRPDPDTPLEESMGALDTAVRQGKALYAGVSNYSPEQTREAAAILRDLGTPMLIHQPSYSMFNRWVEDGLLDVLDEVGAGSIAYSPLAQGLLTDRYLHGVPEGSRAAGSSPFLNAEGITEEVLERVRGLDGIARRRGQSLAQMALAWVLRGGRVTSAVIGASSVEQLEDNVAAVADLEFDAGELAEIDRYAPRAR; encoded by the coding sequence ATGACCTACGTCGCCGCCCCCGAGCGGTACGAGACGATGCCCTACCGGCGGTGCGGCCGCAGCGGCCTGCGGCTGCCCGCCCTGTCCCTGGGGCTGTGGCACAACTTCGGCCACGAGCGCGGTATCGAGGACCAGAGAGCCGTCCTGCTGCGCGCGTTCGACCTGGGCGTGACCCACTTCGACCTGGCCAACAACTACGGCCCCCCGCCCGGCTCCGCGGAGGAGAACTTCGGGCGGGTCATGACCCGGGACCTGCGCCGCTACCGCGACGAGATCGTGGTCTCGACAAAGGCCGGGTACCTGATGTGGCCCGGCCCCTACGGCGAGTGGGGCTCGCGCAAGTACCTGCTGTCCAGCCTGGACCAGAGCCTGGAGCGCATGGGCCTGGAGTACGTGGACGTGTTCTACCACCACCGGCCCGACCCCGACACCCCGCTGGAGGAGTCCATGGGCGCGCTGGACACGGCCGTGCGCCAGGGCAAGGCCCTGTACGCGGGCGTGTCCAACTACTCCCCCGAGCAGACGCGCGAGGCCGCGGCGATCCTGCGCGACCTGGGCACGCCGATGCTCATCCACCAGCCCTCCTACTCGATGTTCAACCGGTGGGTGGAGGACGGGCTGCTCGACGTGCTCGACGAGGTCGGCGCGGGCTCCATCGCCTACTCCCCGCTGGCACAGGGGCTGCTGACCGACCGCTACCTCCACGGTGTGCCGGAGGGTTCGCGGGCGGCCGGGAGCAGCCCCTTCCTGAACGCCGAGGGCATCACCGAGGAGGTGCTGGAGCGGGTGCGCGGGCTCGACGGGATCGCCCGGCGGCGCGGGCAGTCGCTGGCGCAGATGGCGCTGGCCTGGGTGCTGCGCGGCGGCCGGGTGACCTCGGCGGTGATCGGCGCGAGCAGCGTCGAGCAGCTGGAGGACAACGTGGCCGCGGTGGCCGACCTGGAGTTCGACGCCGGGGAGCTGGCCGAGATCGACCGGTACGCTCCCCGCGCGCGCTGA
- a CDS encoding SDR family NAD(P)-dependent oxidoreductase, with product MIRGRAPLVLAGAGWAASRIRDRRDRWDEPEPRRRRRRGGTVPWMVAGAALGLGAAALAGPRRPALLDGRVALITGGSRGLGLQLAREFGRRGASVVICARDQDELDRAVADLEQRGVRARGVRCDVRDPECAQELVEEATAAFGHLDFVVNNAGIIQVGPQETLSESHFRDAMETMFWAPLRISRAAIGPLERTRGSLVTITSIGGHLSVPHLLPYSCAKFAEVGLSEGLGAEVARRGVRTTTVVPGLMRTGSHKAAVFSGDPEHEYTWFSLGAGLPLVSVSGERAARRIVEAAARGRSYLVLTPLARAAIVARGLCPSFVQGAMRVMDRVLPDPGGSVERRPGREADDTVVNRVLKLPTALNERASRRLNQRDDEGGGTSGDRGPDADGPEGSGPGPGGPGR from the coding sequence GTGATCCGCGGCAGGGCGCCCCTGGTCCTGGCCGGTGCGGGCTGGGCGGCGTCCCGAATCCGGGACAGGCGTGACCGGTGGGACGAACCCGAACCGCGGCGGCGCCGCCGACGCGGCGGGACGGTCCCCTGGATGGTGGCGGGTGCCGCCCTGGGCCTGGGAGCCGCGGCGCTGGCCGGTCCGCGACGGCCCGCCCTGCTGGACGGCAGGGTCGCGCTCATCACCGGCGGCTCCCGCGGGCTCGGACTCCAGCTGGCCCGCGAGTTCGGCCGGCGCGGCGCGTCCGTCGTGATCTGCGCCCGCGACCAGGACGAACTCGACCGTGCGGTGGCCGACCTGGAGCAGCGGGGCGTGCGGGCGCGCGGCGTCCGGTGCGACGTCCGCGACCCCGAGTGCGCCCAGGAGCTGGTCGAGGAGGCCACCGCGGCCTTCGGCCACCTGGACTTCGTCGTCAACAACGCGGGCATCATCCAGGTGGGGCCGCAGGAGACGCTCTCGGAGAGCCACTTCCGCGACGCCATGGAGACCATGTTCTGGGCGCCGCTGCGCATCTCCCGGGCCGCCATCGGCCCGCTGGAGCGCACCCGCGGCTCCCTGGTCACCATCACCTCCATCGGCGGCCACCTGAGCGTGCCGCACCTGCTGCCCTACTCCTGCGCCAAGTTCGCCGAGGTCGGCCTCTCCGAGGGACTGGGAGCCGAGGTCGCCCGCCGTGGCGTGCGGACCACCACGGTGGTCCCGGGGCTGATGCGCACCGGTTCCCACAAGGCCGCCGTCTTCTCCGGAGACCCCGAACACGAGTACACCTGGTTCTCCCTGGGCGCCGGGCTGCCCCTGGTCTCGGTGAGCGGGGAGCGCGCGGCGCGCCGGATCGTGGAGGCGGCCGCGCGGGGGCGCAGCTACCTGGTGCTCACGCCACTGGCCCGGGCGGCCATCGTCGCGCGGGGGCTGTGCCCCTCCTTCGTCCAGGGCGCCATGCGCGTCATGGACCGGGTCCTGCCGGATCCGGGCGGATCCGTGGAGCGCAGGCCCGGGCGCGAGGCGGACGACACCGTGGTCAACCGGGTGCTGAAGCTGCCCACGGCGCTCAACGAGCGCGCGAGCAGGCGCCTCAACCAGAGGGACGACGAGGGCGGCGGCACCTCCGGGGACCGGGGGCCGGACGCCGACGGACCGGAAGGGTCCGGGCCGGGACCGGGCGGGCCCGGCCGCTGA
- a CDS encoding TIGR03557 family F420-dependent LLM class oxidoreductase, whose product MTRFGYFLASEEHGPRELVRQARAAEEAGFDSLWISDHYHPWLDAQGQSPFVWSVVGAIGQVTSLPVTTAVTCPTTRVHPAVVAQAAATAASMVRGGFTLGVGTGEALNEHILGQPWPPAARRLEMLEEAMEVMRKLWTGKLVTHRGRHYEVDTARLYTLPEEPPGIYMSAFGPKATGLAAREADGLIQVAPSDETVENFRAWGGDGKPVQGGLKVCWAPSEAEARRVAHERWPNEALAGEAPQLLPLPRHFEQLTQGLVTEDMVAEEIACGPDPEVHVAAIRPYLEAGVDEVYVCQVGDDQDGFFAFYAEEVLPRLRAGA is encoded by the coding sequence GTGACGCGTTTCGGATACTTTCTCGCCAGCGAGGAGCACGGGCCCCGGGAACTGGTCCGCCAGGCGCGGGCCGCAGAGGAGGCCGGGTTCGACTCCCTGTGGATCTCCGACCACTACCACCCCTGGCTGGACGCGCAGGGGCAGAGCCCCTTCGTGTGGTCGGTGGTCGGCGCCATCGGGCAGGTGACGTCCCTGCCGGTCACCACGGCGGTGACCTGCCCCACCACGCGTGTGCACCCGGCGGTGGTCGCGCAGGCCGCGGCGACCGCCGCGTCGATGGTCCGGGGCGGGTTCACCCTGGGCGTGGGCACCGGCGAGGCGCTCAACGAGCACATCCTCGGCCAGCCCTGGCCGCCCGCGGCCCGGCGCCTGGAGATGCTGGAGGAGGCCATGGAGGTGATGCGCAAGCTGTGGACCGGCAAGCTCGTCACCCACCGGGGCCGCCACTACGAGGTGGACACCGCGCGCCTGTACACGCTGCCGGAGGAGCCGCCGGGGATCTACATGTCGGCGTTCGGCCCCAAGGCCACGGGGCTGGCGGCCAGGGAGGCCGACGGCCTGATCCAGGTGGCACCCAGCGACGAGACGGTCGAGAACTTCCGCGCCTGGGGCGGCGACGGCAAACCCGTCCAGGGCGGGCTCAAGGTCTGCTGGGCGCCGAGCGAGGCCGAGGCCCGGCGGGTGGCGCACGAGCGCTGGCCCAACGAGGCGCTGGCGGGGGAGGCGCCCCAACTGCTGCCGCTGCCCCGACACTTCGAACAGCTCACCCAGGGGCTGGTCACGGAGGACATGGTGGCGGAGGAGATCGCCTGCGGACCCGACCCGGAGGTGCACGTGGCGGCGATCCGCCCGTACCTGGAGGCCGGTGTGGACGAGGTCTACGTCTGCCAGGTGGGCGACGACCAGGACGGCTTCTTCGCGTTCTACGCGGAGGAGGTTCTGCCCCGGCTGCGGGCCGGGGCCTGA
- a CDS encoding cellulase family glycosylhydrolase, which produces MAQPPAPARRRPAPVRAALAGALLLAPLALVAAQGTAAAAPASSAAEAPVRAAASPVETHGQLRVCGLKLCDESGETVQLTGMSSHGLQWYSDCLTDGSLDALAHDWNADVLRVSMYIQEGGYETDPRGFTDRVHELIEEGTARGMYVIVDWHMLTPGDPNHNTDMARTFFSEIASVHAGKDNVLYEIANEPHGVSWDAIRGYAEEIIPVVRAEDPEAVVLVGTRGWSSLGLSEGSDHTEITADPVDADNIMYVFHFYAATHGDFHREGLRAAARDLPLFVTEFGTQEATGDGPNDFASAQAYLDLLAEEQISWVNWNFSDDFRSGAVFETGTCAADGPWTGTESLKPAGEWIRDRIRESGVVPTDPTDPTDPDACETPAWSSGEVYTGGDQVSHGGRLYRAQWWTRGEEPGTTGEWGVWRDLGAC; this is translated from the coding sequence GTGGCGCAACCCCCCGCCCCCGCCCGACGGCGTCCCGCCCCCGTCCGCGCCGCCCTCGCCGGCGCGCTCCTGCTCGCACCCCTCGCGCTCGTCGCCGCGCAGGGCACGGCCGCGGCCGCCCCCGCCTCCTCGGCGGCCGAGGCGCCGGTCCGGGCCGCCGCCAGCCCCGTCGAGACCCACGGCCAGCTGCGGGTCTGCGGCCTCAAACTCTGCGACGAGAGCGGAGAGACTGTCCAGCTCACCGGGATGAGCTCCCACGGCCTGCAGTGGTACAGCGACTGCCTCACCGACGGCTCCCTGGACGCGCTCGCCCACGACTGGAACGCCGACGTCCTGCGCGTGTCCATGTACATCCAGGAGGGCGGCTACGAGACCGACCCGCGCGGCTTCACCGACCGGGTCCACGAACTGATCGAGGAGGGCACCGCACGCGGCATGTACGTCATCGTCGACTGGCACATGCTCACGCCCGGCGACCCGAACCACAACACCGACATGGCGCGCACCTTCTTCTCCGAGATCGCCTCCGTCCACGCCGGCAAGGACAACGTCCTGTACGAGATCGCCAACGAGCCCCACGGGGTCTCCTGGGACGCGATCCGCGGCTACGCGGAGGAGATCATCCCGGTCGTGCGCGCCGAGGACCCCGAGGCCGTCGTGCTCGTCGGCACCCGCGGCTGGTCCTCCCTCGGCCTGTCCGAGGGCTCCGACCACACCGAGATCACCGCCGACCCGGTGGACGCCGACAACATCATGTACGTCTTCCACTTCTACGCCGCCACGCACGGCGACTTCCACCGGGAGGGCCTGCGGGCCGCGGCGCGGGACCTGCCGCTGTTCGTCACCGAGTTCGGCACCCAGGAGGCCACCGGCGACGGGCCCAACGACTTCGCATCGGCCCAGGCCTACCTCGACCTCCTGGCCGAGGAGCAGATCAGCTGGGTGAACTGGAACTTCTCCGACGACTTCCGCTCCGGCGCGGTGTTCGAGACGGGCACCTGCGCCGCCGACGGCCCCTGGACCGGAACCGAGTCGCTCAAGCCCGCGGGGGAGTGGATCCGCGACCGCATCCGCGAGAGCGGGGTCGTCCCGACCGACCCCACCGATCCCACCGACCCGGACGCGTGCGAGACCCCGGCCTGGTCCTCGGGAGAGGTGTACACCGGCGGCGACCAGGTCAGCCACGGCGGGCGCCTGTACCGGGCCCAGTGGTGGACACGGGGGGAGGAGCCCGGGACCACGGGTGAGTGGGGCGTCTGGCGGGACCTCGGCGCCTGCTGA